From Myxocyprinus asiaticus isolate MX2 ecotype Aquarium Trade chromosome 10, UBuf_Myxa_2, whole genome shotgun sequence, the proteins below share one genomic window:
- the gja5a gene encoding gap junction protein, alpha 5a, producing the protein MGDWSVLGNFLEEVQEHSTSVGKVWLTVLFIFRILVLGTAAESSWGDEQSDFMCDTKQPGCTNVCYDQAFPIAHIRYWVLQIVFVSTPSLIYMGHAMHTVRMEEKRRQREQEEKAGGGNEGGREEKEYLEQRDKAVEAPTKIRLRGALLHTYVLSILIRSVMEVTFIVIQYMMYGIFLQALYHCNTSPCPNPVNCYMSRPTEKNVFIVFMLVVAGVSLFLSVVELYHLSWKQCRQCLRKYTENRTIDGKTKNGKDVSTVKPGMATIPLERSDTTQPSPSQNCTPPPDFNHCLASSQGPPSPPHLHHHHLHHIHQAYQPFTNNLAKQQNSVNMATEWHHHSHDDLETREDFMRMSFGSPASRVPCGHVPTDVTPSAPSTPSSHPGFFGDKRRLSKTSGTSSNRVRPGDLAV; encoded by the coding sequence ATGGGGGACTGGAGTGTCCTAGGTAACTTTCTGGAAGAGGTACAGGAGCACTCTACATCAGTGGGGAAGGTGTGGTTGACTGTGCTGTTTATCTTTCGCATCCTAGTCTTGGGCACAGCCGCGGAGTCATCATGGGGTGATGAGCAGTCTGACTTCATGTGTGACACAAAACAACCTGGTTGCACAAATGTCTGTTATGACCAAGCTTTCCCCATTGCTCATATCCGCTACTGGGTGTTGCAGATCGTCTTTGTATCAACGCCATCCCTCATCTACATGGGCCATGCCATGCACACCGTCCGCATGGAGGAGAAACGAAGGCAGAGGGAGCAGGAGGAGAAGGCTGGAGGAGGGAATGAGGGAGGAAGAGAAGAGAAAGAGTATTTGGAACAGAGAGACAAAGCAGTAGAGGCACCGACAAAGATCCGCCTTAGGGGGGCGCTGCTGCACACATACGTCCTAAGCATTTTAATACGCTCGGTCATGGAAGTGACCTTCATTGTGATCCAATATATGATGTATGGAATCTTTCTGCAAGCTCTGTACCACTGCAACACTTCGCCGTGTCCCAACCCAGTGAACTGTTACATGTCACGGCCAACGGAGAAAAACGTCTTCATTGTGTTCATGTTAGTGGTGGCAGGAGTGTCACTGTTCCTCAGTGTGGTGGAGCTGTACCACCTCAGTTGGAAACAGTGTAGGCAATGCCTTAGAAAGTACACAGAAAACCGCACCATTGATGGCAAAACCAAAAACGGCAAAGATGTTTCCACAGTCAAACCTGGCATGGCAACTATTCCACTGGAACGGTCTGACACAACTCAACCATCCCCTTCCCAAAACTGTACCCCACCCCCAGATTTTAACCATTGCTTAGCGTCCAGTCAAGGACCACCATCACCTCCACATCTCCATCACCACCATCTTCATCACATACACCAAGCCTACCAGCCCTTCACCAACAATCTGGCCAAACAGCAGAACTCTGTCAATATGGCCACCGAGTGGCATCATCATAGTCATGATGACCTGGAGACTCGCGAGGACTTCATGCGGATGAGCTTTGGGAGCCCTGCATCTCGGGTGCCTTGCGGGCATGTCCCGACTGATGTGACACCCAGTGCCCCCTCCACACCATCCTCCCATCCAGGCTTCTTTGGAGACAAGCGCCGTCTTAGCAAGACCAGTGGCACTAGTAGTAACCGGGTCAGACCGGGTGATCTTGCTGTGTAG